In a genomic window of Colias croceus chromosome 20, ilColCroc2.1:
- the LOC123701003 gene encoding uncharacterized protein LOC123701003 encodes MGVQKRLNTVQRGFAQKICRAYRTVSLNSAMLLAGILPLDLRILEVSRLYGIKKGVSQPALGDREVERMAPAIEDPHPAEQEGLGFGLVDEDSYSDVADSHVHRIYTDGSKIEGRVGAALSAELLALQRAVDRACKSGVSKVGIFSDSRSALQAVTLGSPHPLAVQTRAALRKAALQRREVALFWIKAHAGLRGNERVDQLAKEAALGSKRKPDYDLCPVSFVKRILRQDTIGEWDRRYDVEETAGGTKLFFPSAAANCEGGE; translated from the exons ATGGGGGTCCAAAAAAGGCTGAACACCGTACAACGGGGGTTCGCCCAAAAGATCTGCCGAGCATATCGGACCGTCTCCCTGAACTCAGCTATGCTGTTGGCTGGGATACTCCCCCTTGACCTCAGAATACTCGAAGTTTCGAGATTATATGGGATCAAGAAGGGGGTGTCGCAGCCAGCGTTGGGAGACAGGGAGGTGGAAAGAATGGCTCCGGCGATTGAGGACCCACATCCGGCAGAGCAGGAAGGGCTGGGGTTCGGGCTGGTGGACGAGGACTCGTATTCCGACGTGGCTGATAGCCACGTACATAGGATCTACACGGACGGCAGCAAGATTGAGGGTCGAGTCGGAGCCGCCCTTTCC GCCGAACTCCTAGCGCTCCAAAGAGCAGTAGATAGAGCCTGCAAGAGTGGAGTGTCGAAGGTCGGCATCTTCAGCGACTCCAGATCGGCCCTCCAGGCAGTCACACTCGGTTCCCCCCACCCCCTTGCTGTGCAAACAAGGGCGGCCCTCCGAAAAGCTGCTTTGCAGAGGCGGGAGGTCGCTCTGTTTTGGATCAAGGCGCACGCAGGGCTAAGGGGGAACGAAAGAGTGGACCAGTTAGCCAAGGAGGCCGCTCTGGGGTCGAAGAGGAAACCCGACTACGATCTGTGTCCTGTTTCATTCGTCAAGCGTATCTTGAGACAGGATACGATCGGGGAATGGGACAGGAGATACGATGTGGAGGAGACGGCTGGAGGCACGAAGCTCTTTTTCCCAAGCGCTGCTGCT AATTGTGAGGGTGGTGAATAA
- the LOC123701004 gene encoding uncharacterized protein LOC123701004 gives MPLKRTPPKTKQMINITSENISSAATDTETEGATCIMKQRTRTRKRQHDDELSLFMTEMKRTFDEFKETVMSDLHRCLNEFKEEQEKKFSELNSTVCEIKCQNSSIMETVTFISKQYDDMKIKLDLFDKEKKEYQHRIHLLESKIEHLERNQFLSTVEIRNIPPQKKENTHDLLGIVSKATKLIGVPLNPNDISNIFRIGSKPESKPIVVKFSNVFIKEKVLSYFKKYNKDQQENKLCTADLDIVGNSNKIYISEYLTPKTKRLFFLARDFANTSGYKFCWTASGKVFLRRKEGLPPIRIEREEDLDQLKAHHKQD, from the coding sequence atgccgCTAAAACGAACTCCTCCAAAAACTAAACAAATGATTAATATTACTTCCGAGAACATATCATCTGCTGCGACAGACACCGAGACAGAGGGCGCTACTTGTATTATGAAGCAAAGAACCCGTACACGGAAAAGACAGCATGATGACGAATTGTCCTTATTTATGACAGAAATGAAAAGAACTTTTGATGAATTTAAAGAAACTGTTATGTCGGATCTCCATCGGTGCCTGAATGAATTCAAAGAAGAACAAGAAAAAAAGTTTTCTGAATTAAATAGCACTGTGTGTGAAATTAAATGTCAAAATAGTTCTATTATGGAGACTGTCACTTTCATTTCTAAGCAATATGatgatatgaaaataaaattggatTTATTTGACAAGGAAAAAAAAGAATACCAACACCGTATTCACTTACTAGAGAGTAAAATTGAACATTTGGaaagaaatcaatttttatcaACTGTAGAAATTAGAAACATACCTCCACAAAAAAAGGAGAATACGCATGATCTCTTAGGAATTGTATCAAAAGCCACGAAACTAATTGGAGTACCGCTTAATCCGAATGATATTTCTAACATCTTTCGCATAGGTTCGAAACCAGAATCAAAACCAATAGTGGTTAAGTTTTCAAACGTTTTTATAAAGGAAAAGGTTCTGTCATATTTCAAGAAGTACAACAAAGATCAACAGGAAAACAAACTATGCACAGCCGATCTCGATATTGTTGGTaatagcaataaaatatatatatcgGAATATCTCactcctaaaacaaaaagactATTTTTTCTTGCTAGAGATTTTGCTAACACATCTGGCTATAAATTCTGCTGGACTGCGAGTGGAAAAGTGTTTCTACGCAGGAAAGAAGGTCTACCACCAATTAGAATCGAAAGAGAGGAGGATTTGGATCAACTTAAAGCCCATCATAAACAGGattaa